Proteins from one Burkholderia oklahomensis C6786 genomic window:
- a CDS encoding UDP-2,3-diacylglucosamine diphosphatase — MLQETPPRSVFAGVPGERGLAHAARPFLFVSDLHLSDAIPRTVAAFEHFVRVTADSADSVFILGDLFEYWIGDDILDHDPFAARMAALLHTFSERGIALYVMRGNRDFLLGKRFMKAAGALLIPDPSVVVAFGNRIALAHGDAQCTADRGYQWFRRFARNGVAQRLFLAWPFAWRRALAERMRASSEAGRMRPASPRYDVTRKGIAALFRRSGARTIIHGHTHKPARHVEAGGVRWVLPDWELDHGPRRGGYLCVDAQGIRALPLD, encoded by the coding sequence ATGCTGCAGGAAACGCCGCCGCGAAGCGTCTTTGCGGGTGTGCCGGGCGAGCGCGGGCTCGCGCACGCGGCACGCCCGTTCCTGTTCGTCTCCGATCTGCATCTGAGCGACGCGATTCCGCGCACGGTCGCCGCGTTCGAGCACTTCGTGCGCGTGACGGCCGACAGCGCGGATTCGGTTTTCATCCTCGGCGACCTGTTCGAATACTGGATCGGCGACGACATCCTCGATCACGATCCGTTCGCCGCGCGGATGGCCGCGCTGCTGCACACGTTCTCCGAGCGCGGCATCGCGCTCTACGTGATGCGCGGCAATCGCGACTTCCTGCTCGGCAAGCGCTTCATGAAGGCGGCGGGCGCGCTCCTGATTCCGGATCCGTCCGTCGTCGTCGCGTTCGGCAACCGCATCGCGCTCGCGCACGGCGACGCGCAATGCACGGCCGACCGCGGCTATCAATGGTTTCGCCGCTTCGCGCGCAACGGCGTCGCGCAGCGGCTCTTTCTCGCGTGGCCGTTCGCTTGGCGCCGCGCGCTCGCCGAGCGGATGCGCGCGTCGAGCGAGGCCGGCCGGATGCGTCCCGCATCGCCGCGCTACGACGTGACGCGCAAGGGCATCGCCGCCCTCTTCCGGCGCAGCGGCGCGCGCACGATCATCCACGGCCACACGCACAAGCCGGCGCGGCACGTCGAAGCGGGCGGCGTGCGCTGGGTGCTGCCGGACTGGGAGCTCGACCACGGGCCGCGTCGCGGCGGGTATCTGTGCGTCGATGCACAAGGGATCCGCGCGCTGCCGCTCGATTGA
- a CDS encoding inositol monophosphatase family protein, with the protein MHPMLNIAVKAARRAGQIINRASLDLDLIEIRKKQQNDFVTEVDKAAEDAIIETLKTAYPDHAILAEESGESGNESEFQWIIDPLDGTTNFIHGFPYYCVSIALAHKGVVSQAVVYDPNHNDLFTATRGRGAYLNDRRIRVGRRDRLADALIGTGFPFREKDGLDAYARLFADMTQACTGLRRPGAAALDLANVAAGRLDGFFEQGINVWDVAAGSLLITEAGGLVGNYTGDSDFLHQREIVAANPKIYAQMIPILNRYTHTRPAEE; encoded by the coding sequence ATGCATCCCATGCTCAACATCGCTGTCAAGGCCGCTCGCCGCGCCGGACAGATCATCAATCGCGCATCGCTCGATCTCGATCTGATCGAGATCCGCAAGAAGCAGCAGAACGATTTCGTGACGGAAGTCGACAAGGCCGCGGAAGACGCGATCATCGAAACGCTGAAGACCGCCTACCCCGACCACGCGATCCTCGCCGAGGAATCCGGCGAGTCGGGCAACGAATCCGAATTCCAGTGGATCATCGATCCGCTCGACGGCACGACGAACTTCATCCACGGCTTCCCGTACTACTGCGTGTCGATCGCGCTCGCGCACAAGGGCGTCGTCTCGCAAGCGGTGGTCTACGATCCCAACCACAACGACCTTTTCACCGCGACGCGCGGCCGCGGCGCGTACCTGAACGACCGCCGCATCCGCGTGGGACGGCGCGACCGCCTCGCCGACGCGCTGATCGGCACGGGCTTTCCGTTTCGCGAGAAGGACGGCCTCGACGCGTACGCGCGCCTCTTCGCCGACATGACGCAAGCTTGCACCGGGCTGCGCCGCCCGGGCGCGGCCGCGCTCGACCTCGCCAACGTCGCGGCGGGCCGTCTCGACGGCTTCTTCGAGCAAGGCATCAACGTGTGGGACGTCGCGGCGGGCAGCCTGCTCATCACCGAGGCGGGCGGCCTCGTCGGCAACTACACGGGCGATTCCGACTTCCTGCATCAGCGCGAGATCGTCGCCGCGAACCCGAAGATCTACGCGCAGATGATCCCGATCCTGAACCGCTACACGCATACGCGGCCGGCGGAAGAATGA
- a CDS encoding peptidylprolyl isomerase, with product MKRLLLALGSAALLATAPAFAQSAATHPVVQLKTTQGDIRVELYPEKAPKTVANFLDYVKAGQYNGTIFHRVIKGFMIQGGGYKTNFDEKPTRAPIPLESKNGLKNATGTIAMARTSDPNSATAQFFINTVDNAGLDYPNPDGNGYAVFGKVVSGMDVVKKIEATPTTVRGPMRDVPEKPIVIESAAIVSK from the coding sequence ATGAAACGTCTGTTGCTGGCGCTCGGCAGCGCCGCCCTCCTCGCGACCGCCCCCGCGTTCGCGCAATCGGCCGCGACGCATCCCGTCGTGCAGCTGAAGACCACGCAGGGCGACATCCGCGTCGAGCTGTACCCGGAGAAGGCGCCGAAGACCGTCGCCAACTTCCTCGATTACGTGAAGGCGGGCCAGTACAACGGCACGATCTTCCATCGCGTGATCAAGGGCTTCATGATCCAGGGCGGCGGCTACAAGACGAACTTCGACGAGAAGCCGACCCGCGCGCCGATCCCGCTCGAGAGCAAGAACGGCCTGAAGAACGCGACGGGCACGATCGCGATGGCGCGCACGAGCGATCCGAACTCGGCGACCGCGCAGTTCTTCATCAACACCGTCGACAACGCCGGCCTCGACTATCCGAATCCGGACGGCAACGGCTACGCGGTGTTCGGCAAGGTCGTGTCGGGCATGGACGTCGTGAAGAAGATCGAAGCCACGCCGACGACGGTGCGCGGCCCGATGCGCGACGTGCCGGAAAAGCCGATCGTGATCGAATCAGCGGCGATCGTCTCGAAATAA
- the cysE gene encoding serine O-acetyltransferase has translation MFTRLREDVATIRERDPAARSAWEVLTCYPGLHALVFHRIAHACWRSDWRWLGRFVSQVGRLLTGIEIHPGATLGRRVFIDHGMGVVIGETAVVGDDCTIYQGVTLGGTSLTRGAKRHPTLERGVIVGAGAKVLGGFTIGAGAKIGSNAVVVKPVPAGGTAVGNPARVVMPAYAKRIPERTAFCAYGITPNADDPMSLAIHGLIDHAAKEAQRIDEIVAALERLGAHLDALQEADGARLDLRRLSAAFEGKALDGKAVER, from the coding sequence ATGTTTACGAGACTTCGCGAGGACGTCGCCACGATCCGCGAGCGCGATCCCGCCGCCCGCAGCGCCTGGGAAGTGCTCACGTGCTATCCGGGGCTGCACGCGCTCGTGTTCCATCGGATCGCGCACGCATGCTGGCGCTCGGACTGGCGCTGGCTCGGCCGGTTCGTGTCGCAGGTCGGCCGCCTCCTCACCGGCATCGAGATCCACCCGGGCGCGACGCTCGGCCGGCGCGTGTTCATCGATCACGGAATGGGCGTCGTGATCGGCGAGACGGCCGTCGTCGGCGACGACTGCACGATCTACCAGGGCGTGACGCTCGGCGGGACGTCGCTTACGCGCGGCGCGAAGCGTCACCCGACGCTCGAGCGCGGCGTGATCGTCGGCGCCGGCGCGAAGGTGCTGGGCGGCTTCACGATCGGCGCGGGGGCGAAGATCGGCTCGAATGCGGTCGTCGTGAAGCCGGTGCCGGCGGGCGGCACGGCAGTCGGCAATCCGGCGCGGGTCGTGATGCCGGCCTATGCGAAGCGCATACCCGAGCGCACGGCGTTCTGCGCGTACGGAATCACGCCGAACGCCGATGATCCGATGTCGCTTGCGATTCACGGCCTCATCGATCATGCGGCGAAGGAAGCGCAGCGGATCGACGAGATCGTCGCGGCGCTCGAGCGGCTGGGGGCCCATCTGGACGCGCTGCAGGAGGCGGACGGTGCGCGGCTCGATTTGCGTCGTCTGTCCGCGGCGTTCGAGGGCAAGGCGCTCGACGGGAAGGCGGTCGAGCGCTGA
- a CDS encoding tetratricopeptide repeat protein, producing the protein MKPSRGRAPSAATLVATAAVSAALALFPGAAALAQKAPAPTDGTPEIDASIASRNWTQALAQLDARIASNPRDVQAQFKRGTVLARLNRDDDAIKQFVELTQSYPELPEPYNNLAALYAKHGRYDEARSALVTATQANPNYGLAYENLGDLYLRLAAESYKRARALGRTSGATAQRLSDLQKIITPPKAKSAAAPASSARDYSERAAANVTTTTLPLSPTFQFGGPSGTLAMPPYVAPSQ; encoded by the coding sequence ATGAAACCTTCCCGCGGCCGTGCGCCGAGCGCTGCGACCCTTGTTGCGACCGCCGCCGTGAGCGCCGCGCTCGCGCTCTTTCCAGGCGCGGCGGCCCTTGCGCAGAAAGCGCCCGCCCCCACCGACGGCACGCCGGAAATCGACGCGTCGATCGCGAGCCGGAACTGGACGCAGGCGCTCGCCCAGCTCGACGCGCGCATCGCGTCGAATCCGCGCGACGTGCAGGCGCAGTTCAAGCGCGGCACCGTGCTCGCGCGCCTGAACCGCGACGACGACGCGATCAAGCAGTTCGTCGAGCTGACACAATCCTACCCGGAGCTGCCGGAACCCTACAACAACCTGGCGGCGCTCTACGCGAAGCACGGCCGCTACGACGAAGCGCGCAGCGCGCTCGTCACGGCGACGCAGGCAAACCCGAACTACGGCCTCGCCTACGAGAACCTGGGCGACCTGTACCTGCGCCTCGCGGCCGAATCGTACAAGCGCGCGCGCGCGCTCGGCCGTACGAGCGGCGCGACCGCGCAGCGCCTTTCGGACCTGCAGAAGATCATCACGCCGCCGAAGGCGAAATCGGCGGCCGCGCCGGCATCGTCCGCGCGCGACTATTCGGAACGGGCGGCCGCGAACGTGACGACGACCACCCTGCCGCTTTCTCCGACGTTCCAGTTCGGCGGCCCGAGCGGTACGCTCGCGATGCCGCCTTACGTCGCGCCGTCGCAATAA
- a CDS encoding peptidylprolyl isomerase, producing the protein MVELHTNHGVIKLELDDAKAPKTVENFLNYVKKGHYDGTIFHRVINGFMIQGGGFEPGLKQKPTDAPIDNEANNGLKNDTYTIAMARTNDPHSATAQFFINVNDNDFLNHSSPTPQGWGYTVFGKVVEGQDVVDKIKAVKTGSKGFHQDVPNDDVVIEKAVAV; encoded by the coding sequence ATGGTCGAACTGCATACGAACCACGGCGTCATCAAGCTCGAACTCGACGACGCGAAGGCGCCGAAGACGGTCGAGAACTTCCTCAACTACGTGAAGAAGGGCCACTACGACGGCACGATCTTCCACCGCGTGATCAACGGCTTCATGATCCAGGGCGGCGGCTTCGAGCCGGGCCTGAAGCAAAAGCCGACCGATGCGCCGATCGACAACGAGGCGAACAACGGCCTGAAGAACGACACGTACACGATCGCGATGGCGCGCACGAACGATCCGCACTCGGCGACCGCGCAGTTCTTCATCAACGTGAACGACAACGACTTCCTGAACCACTCGTCGCCGACGCCGCAGGGCTGGGGCTACACGGTGTTCGGCAAGGTCGTCGAAGGCCAGGACGTCGTCGACAAGATCAAGGCCGTCAAGACGGGCAGCAAGGGCTTCCATCAGGACGTGCCGAACGACGACGTCGTGATCGAGAAGGCCGTCGCGGTCTGA
- the cysS gene encoding cysteine--tRNA ligase — protein MESLRIYNTLARDKQVFVPRQPGEVRMYVCGITVYDYCHIGHARMVVVFDLVQRWLRAIGYRVTYVRNITDIDDKIIRRAVENGETIRSLTSRFTDAMNADFDALGVERPDIEPRATEFIPQMLGMIEKLEANGYAYQAKDGDVNYSVRKFAGYGKLSGKSLEDLRAGERVAANDAKEDPLDFVLWKRAKPEEPVGASWDSKYGLGRPGWHIECSAMGCTLLGEHFDIHGGGQDLQFPHHENEIAQSEGATGQTFVNYWMHNGFVQVDSEKMSKSLGNFFTIREVLENFDAEVVRFFIVRTHYRSPLNYSDVHLDDARASLTRLYTALKDATPDSAPLDWNEAHARRFAAAMNDDFNTPVAVAVLFELATEVNRTRDPALARQLGRLAGLLGLLGREPREFLQQAAGTPRAGALEPEEIEAKIAARVAAKRAKNYAEADRIRAELLEAGIALEDKPGGSTEWRRV, from the coding sequence ATGGAATCACTGCGCATCTACAACACGCTCGCGCGTGACAAGCAAGTTTTCGTGCCGCGGCAGCCCGGCGAAGTGCGGATGTACGTCTGCGGGATCACCGTCTACGACTACTGCCATATCGGACACGCGCGGATGGTGGTCGTGTTCGATCTCGTCCAGCGCTGGCTGCGCGCGATCGGCTACCGCGTGACGTACGTGCGCAACATCACCGACATCGACGACAAGATCATCCGCCGCGCGGTCGAGAACGGCGAGACGATCAGGTCGCTGACGAGCCGCTTCACCGACGCGATGAACGCGGACTTCGACGCGCTCGGCGTCGAGCGTCCGGACATCGAGCCGCGCGCGACCGAGTTCATTCCGCAGATGCTCGGGATGATCGAGAAGCTCGAGGCGAACGGCTACGCATACCAGGCGAAGGACGGCGACGTCAATTACTCGGTGCGCAAGTTCGCGGGCTACGGCAAGCTGTCCGGCAAGTCGCTCGAGGACCTGCGCGCGGGCGAGCGCGTCGCCGCGAACGACGCGAAGGAAGACCCGCTCGATTTCGTGTTGTGGAAGCGCGCGAAGCCGGAAGAGCCGGTGGGCGCTTCGTGGGATTCGAAGTACGGCCTGGGCCGTCCGGGCTGGCACATCGAATGCTCGGCGATGGGCTGCACGCTGCTCGGCGAGCATTTCGACATCCACGGCGGCGGTCAGGATCTGCAGTTCCCGCACCACGAGAACGAGATCGCGCAGAGCGAGGGTGCGACCGGACAAACTTTCGTCAATTATTGGATGCACAACGGCTTCGTGCAGGTCGATAGTGAGAAGATGTCGAAGTCGCTCGGCAACTTCTTCACGATCCGCGAAGTGCTCGAGAATTTCGATGCCGAAGTCGTGCGCTTCTTCATCGTGCGCACGCACTACCGTTCGCCGCTCAACTACAGCGACGTTCACCTCGACGATGCGCGCGCGTCGCTCACGCGTCTTTACACGGCGCTGAAGGACGCGACGCCCGATTCTGCGCCGCTCGATTGGAACGAGGCGCATGCGCGGCGTTTCGCGGCCGCGATGAACGACGACTTCAACACGCCGGTCGCGGTCGCCGTGCTGTTCGAGCTCGCGACCGAGGTGAACCGCACGCGCGATCCGGCGCTCGCGCGCCAGCTCGGGCGGCTCGCGGGCCTGCTCGGCCTGCTCGGCCGGGAGCCGCGCGAGTTCCTGCAGCAGGCGGCGGGCACGCCGCGCGCAGGCGCGCTCGAGCCCGAAGAGATCGAAGCGAAGATCGCCGCGCGCGTCGCGGCGAAGCGGGCGAAGAACTATGCCGAAGCGGACCGGATCCGGGCGGAGCTGCTCGAAGCCGGAATCGCACTTGAAGACAAACCGGGCGGATCGACCGAGTGGCGTCGCGTATGA
- a CDS encoding RNA methyltransferase: MESQQKPFAPSAGAAPSRPTRSARGGFTSTRFVLVEPSHPGNVGAAARALKTMGFSRLVLVAPRVPHVQSDPEALAMASGADDVLASAHVVPTLADALNGVQWSIALTARSREYGPPRLAPRAAAASARRQLQTGDIALVFGNERTGLSNEHVDRCSAIAHIPANPAYSSLNLAQAVQVLAYELRVALLEDDASVMPRDAALGTLAQSDEIERMFVHLENALIALDFLDPRNPKKLMPRLRRLFARTGLEREEVNILRGIAKHILLNAGGAEVRAGDDEGDAGAGRDE, encoded by the coding sequence TTGGAATCTCAGCAGAAACCGTTCGCGCCGTCCGCCGGCGCGGCCCCATCCCGTCCGACGCGGTCCGCGCGCGGCGGGTTTACGTCGACGCGCTTCGTGCTCGTCGAGCCGAGTCACCCCGGCAACGTCGGCGCGGCGGCGCGCGCGCTGAAAACGATGGGTTTTTCACGCCTCGTACTCGTCGCGCCGCGCGTGCCGCACGTGCAGAGCGATCCGGAAGCGCTCGCGATGGCGAGCGGCGCCGACGACGTGCTCGCGTCCGCACACGTGGTACCCACACTCGCCGATGCGCTGAACGGCGTGCAGTGGTCGATCGCGCTCACCGCGCGTTCGCGCGAGTACGGGCCGCCGCGGCTCGCGCCGCGTGCGGCCGCCGCGAGTGCCCGCCGCCAGTTGCAAACGGGCGACATCGCGCTCGTATTCGGCAACGAGCGCACGGGCCTGTCGAACGAGCATGTCGATCGCTGCAGCGCGATCGCGCACATCCCGGCGAACCCCGCGTACAGCTCGCTCAATCTCGCGCAGGCGGTGCAGGTGCTCGCGTACGAGTTGCGCGTCGCGCTGCTCGAAGACGACGCGTCCGTCATGCCGCGGGACGCCGCGCTCGGCACGCTCGCGCAAAGCGACGAGATCGAGCGGATGTTCGTTCATCTGGAGAATGCGCTGATCGCGCTCGACTTCCTCGATCCCCGCAATCCGAAGAAGCTGATGCCGCGGCTGCGGCGGCTTTTCGCGCGAACGGGGCTTGAGCGCGAGGAGGTGAACATCTTGCGCGGGATCGCGAAGCACATCCTGTTGAATGCGGGCGGTGCGGAGGTGCGCGCGGGCGACGACGAGGGCGACGCAGGCGCCGGGCGAGACGAGTGA
- a CDS encoding DNA-3-methyladenine glycosylase family protein encodes MATARKAPAKRAAAQPPIAAKRAGARAPAVHKASAKRAAPNGAANGAAHKPSLRAAAAKSSRAKVDGERAADALPRETVAAAAEPGMRKARVSEAAVPVQLTDAEMVARPPYWDKACADLVKRDRILKKLIPKFGPAHLVKRGDSFVTLARSVVGQQISVAAAQSVWVKIETACPKLAPPQVIKLGQEKLIACGLSKRKSEYILDLAQHFVSGALHVDKWATMDDEDVIAELTQIRGIGRWTAEMFLIFNLSRPDVLPLDDLGLIRAISVNYFSGEPVTRSEAREVAANWEPWRTVATWYMWRSLDPLTANS; translated from the coding sequence ATGGCAACGGCCAGAAAAGCGCCGGCTAAGCGTGCGGCGGCGCAGCCGCCGATAGCGGCCAAGCGGGCCGGCGCGCGTGCGCCGGCGGTGCACAAGGCGAGCGCGAAGCGCGCGGCGCCGAACGGCGCGGCCAATGGCGCCGCGCACAAGCCGAGCTTGCGTGCGGCGGCCGCGAAGTCGTCGCGCGCGAAGGTCGACGGCGAGCGGGCCGCCGATGCGCTGCCGCGCGAGACCGTCGCCGCGGCAGCGGAGCCGGGCATGCGCAAGGCGCGCGTGTCGGAGGCCGCCGTGCCGGTGCAGCTCACCGACGCCGAGATGGTCGCGCGCCCGCCTTACTGGGACAAGGCGTGCGCCGATCTCGTCAAGCGCGACCGGATCCTGAAGAAACTGATTCCGAAGTTCGGCCCGGCGCATCTCGTCAAGCGCGGCGACTCGTTCGTCACGCTCGCGCGCTCGGTCGTCGGCCAGCAGATCTCGGTCGCGGCCGCGCAGTCGGTATGGGTCAAGATCGAGACCGCCTGCCCGAAGCTCGCGCCGCCGCAGGTCATCAAGCTCGGCCAGGAAAAATTGATCGCGTGCGGTCTGTCGAAGCGCAAGTCGGAATATATTCTCGATCTGGCCCAGCACTTCGTGTCGGGCGCGCTTCACGTCGACAAATGGGCGACGATGGACGACGAGGACGTGATCGCGGAGCTCACGCAGATCCGCGGGATCGGCCGCTGGACCGCCGAGATGTTCCTGATCTTCAACCTGTCGCGGCCGGACGTGCTGCCGCTCGACGATCTCGGGCTCATCCGCGCGATCAGCGTCAATTACTTCAGCGGGGAGCCCGTCACGCGCAGCGAGGCGCGCGAAGTGGCGGCGAACTGGGAGCCGTGGCGGACGGTCGCCACCTGGTATATGTGGCGCAGTCTCGATCCGCTGACGGCCAATAGCTGA
- the mutS gene encoding DNA mismatch repair protein MutS encodes MATQIDASSDAAATAAAQHTPMMQQYLRIKADHPDTLVFYRMGDFYELFFEDAEKAARLLDLTLTQRGASAGTPIKMAGVPHHAIEQYLAKLVKFGESAAICEQIGDPATSKGPVERKVVRVVTPGTLTDAALLSDKSDVFLLALCLGHNKRGVASNIGLAWLNLASGALRLAEIAPDQLGAALERIRPAELLAADGAIESVPAGMGAITRVPAWHFDIASGTQRLCDQLDVASLDGFGAQALTSACGAAGALLIYAAATQGQQLRHVRSLKVENESEYIGLDPSTRRNLELTETLRGTESPTLYSLLDTCCTAMGSRLLRHWLHHPPRASVAAQARHQAIGALLDAPANASLDNLRSALRQIADVERITGRLALLSARPRDLSSLRDTFAALPALRERVAEIAPNAPALGRLEASLEPPAGCLDLLARAIAAEPAAMVRDGGVIARGYDAELDELRDISENCGQFLIDLETRERARTGISNLRVEYNKVHGFYIEVTRGQTDKVPDDYRRRQTLKNAERYITPELKTFEDKALSAQERALARERALYDGVLQALLPHIEGCQRVASGLAELDLLSAFAERARTLDWVAPEFTDEIGIEIDQGRHPVVEAQVEQFIANDCALNTDRKLLLITGPNMGGKSTFMRQTALIALMAYVGSYVPAKAARFGPIDRIFTRIGAADDLAGGRSTFMVEMTEAAAILNDATPQSLVLMDEIGRGTSTFDGLALAWAIARHLLSHNRCYTLFATHYFELTQLPAEFPQAANVHLSAVEHGHGIVFLHAVEEGPANQSYGLQVAQLAGVPAPVIRAARKHLAHLEQQSAAQATPQLDLFAAQPSVDEPEYDDEPPAATPHPALERLLGLDPDDLKPRDALDLLYELHALARSGATDAQR; translated from the coding sequence ATGGCCACCCAAATCGACGCCTCCTCCGACGCAGCGGCAACGGCCGCCGCGCAGCACACGCCAATGATGCAGCAGTACCTTCGCATCAAGGCCGACCATCCCGACACGCTCGTGTTCTACCGGATGGGCGATTTCTACGAGCTCTTCTTCGAAGACGCGGAAAAAGCCGCGCGCCTGCTCGACCTGACGCTCACGCAACGCGGCGCGTCCGCTGGCACCCCGATCAAGATGGCGGGCGTGCCGCATCACGCGATTGAGCAATACCTCGCGAAGCTCGTGAAATTCGGCGAATCCGCGGCGATCTGCGAACAGATCGGCGATCCGGCGACGTCGAAGGGCCCTGTCGAGCGCAAGGTCGTGCGCGTCGTCACGCCGGGCACGCTGACGGATGCCGCGCTGCTGTCCGACAAGAGCGACGTGTTCCTGCTCGCGCTTTGCCTCGGGCACAACAAGCGCGGCGTCGCTTCGAACATCGGACTCGCCTGGCTCAATCTCGCGAGCGGCGCACTGCGGCTCGCCGAGATCGCGCCGGACCAGCTCGGCGCGGCGCTCGAGCGCATCCGGCCCGCCGAGCTCCTCGCGGCGGACGGCGCGATCGAATCGGTGCCCGCCGGCATGGGCGCGATCACGCGCGTGCCCGCGTGGCACTTCGACATCGCGTCGGGCACGCAGCGCCTGTGCGACCAGCTCGACGTCGCGAGCCTCGACGGCTTCGGCGCGCAGGCGCTCACGAGCGCTTGCGGCGCGGCAGGCGCACTGCTGATCTACGCAGCGGCCACGCAAGGCCAGCAGTTGCGCCACGTGCGCAGTCTCAAAGTGGAAAACGAATCCGAATACATCGGGCTCGATCCGTCGACGCGGCGCAATCTCGAACTCACCGAGACGCTGCGCGGCACCGAATCGCCGACGCTCTATTCGCTGCTCGACACCTGCTGCACCGCGATGGGCAGCCGCCTGCTGCGCCATTGGCTGCATCATCCGCCGCGCGCGTCGGTCGCGGCGCAAGCGCGCCACCAGGCAATCGGCGCACTGCTCGATGCGCCCGCGAACGCGAGCCTCGACAACCTGCGCTCGGCGCTGCGGCAGATCGCCGACGTCGAGCGGATCACCGGCCGTCTCGCGCTCCTGTCCGCGCGGCCGCGCGATCTGTCGAGCCTGCGCGACACGTTCGCCGCCCTTCCCGCACTGCGCGAGCGCGTCGCCGAAATCGCGCCGAACGCACCGGCGCTCGGCCGCCTCGAAGCCTCGCTCGAGCCGCCCGCCGGCTGTCTCGATTTGCTTGCGCGCGCGATCGCGGCCGAGCCGGCTGCGATGGTCCGCGACGGCGGCGTAATTGCTCGCGGCTACGACGCGGAGCTCGACGAACTGCGCGACATCTCCGAGAACTGCGGCCAGTTCCTGATCGACCTCGAAACGCGCGAGCGCGCACGCACGGGCATCTCGAACCTGCGCGTCGAGTACAACAAGGTGCACGGCTTTTATATCGAAGTCACGCGCGGCCAAACCGACAAGGTGCCCGACGACTATCGCCGTCGCCAGACGCTCAAGAACGCGGAGCGCTACATCACGCCCGAGCTGAAGACGTTCGAGGACAAGGCGCTGTCCGCGCAGGAGCGCGCGCTCGCCCGCGAACGTGCGCTTTATGACGGCGTGCTGCAAGCGCTGTTGCCGCACATCGAAGGCTGCCAGCGCGTCGCAAGCGGCCTCGCGGAACTCGACTTGCTCTCGGCGTTCGCCGAACGGGCCCGCACGCTAGACTGGGTCGCACCGGAATTCACCGACGAGATCGGCATCGAGATCGATCAGGGCCGCCACCCAGTCGTCGAAGCGCAGGTCGAGCAGTTCATCGCGAACGATTGCGCGCTGAACACGGATCGCAAGCTGCTTCTCATCACCGGTCCGAACATGGGCGGTAAATCGACGTTCATGCGACAGACGGCACTCATCGCGCTGATGGCGTACGTCGGCAGCTACGTGCCGGCGAAAGCGGCCCGCTTCGGTCCGATCGACCGCATCTTCACGCGAATCGGCGCGGCGGACGATCTCGCGGGCGGCCGCTCGACGTTCATGGTCGAAATGACGGAAGCCGCGGCAATCCTGAACGACGCGACGCCGCAAAGCCTCGTGCTGATGGACGAAATCGGCCGCGGCACGTCGACGTTCGACGGCCTCGCGCTCGCGTGGGCGATCGCGCGCCACCTGCTGTCGCACAACCGCTGCTACACGTTGTTCGCGACGCACTACTTCGAGCTCACGCAGTTGCCGGCCGAATTCCCGCAAGCGGCAAACGTGCACCTGTCGGCGGTCGAGCACGGCCATGGCATCGTGTTCCTGCATGCGGTCGAAGAAGGTCCGGCGAACCAGAGCTACGGGCTGCAGGTCGCTCAGCTCGCGGGCGTTCCGGCACCGGTGATTCGCGCCGCTCGCAAGCATCTCGCGCACCTCGAGCAGCAGTCCGCCGCACAAGCGACGCCGCAACTCGACCTCTTCGCCGCGCAACCGTCCGTCGACGAACCCGAATACGACGACGAGCCGCCGGCGGCCACGCCGCACCCGGCGCTCGAACGCCTGCTCGGGCTCGATCCGGATGACTTGAAGCCGCGCGATGCACTCGACCTGCTCTACGAGCTGCATGCGCTCGCTCGCTCAGGCGCGACGGATGCGCAACGCTGA